In a single window of the Cyanobium sp. AMD-g genome:
- a CDS encoding aspartoacylase, producing MVAGRVMVVGGTHGNERNAPWLLQAWRRHPALLRSSGLALELVLGNPAAHAAGARYLDQDLNRSFVPALLDAPDPGGRERQRARELLALHGPEGSAPCLVALDLHSTTAAMGNSLVVYGRRPADLALAAGLQQRLGLPIYLHEQDRSQTGYLVERWPCGLVVEVGPVPQGVIQSTICRQSQLTLEAALEVLAQARCGALRQPARLVVHRHLGSLDLPRHDDGSPAAVVHPQRQGRDWQPIGAGEPLFLTAEGVTIPFHPQADQGEAAVRAVFINEAAYGEKGIALSLTRREAWPVESSWGQALQGLASNLQTPG from the coding sequence ATGGTGGCGGGCCGGGTGATGGTGGTGGGGGGCACCCACGGCAACGAGCGCAACGCGCCCTGGCTGCTGCAGGCCTGGCGACGGCACCCGGCGCTGCTGCGCAGCAGCGGCCTCGCCCTGGAGCTGGTGCTGGGCAATCCCGCCGCCCATGCCGCCGGCGCCCGCTACCTGGACCAGGACCTCAACCGCAGTTTCGTGCCGGCCCTGCTGGACGCCCCCGATCCGGGGGGCCGGGAACGGCAGCGGGCCCGGGAGCTGCTGGCTCTCCACGGGCCCGAAGGCAGCGCCCCCTGCCTGGTGGCCCTCGACCTGCACAGCACCACCGCCGCCATGGGCAACAGCCTGGTGGTCTACGGCCGCAGGCCGGCTGATCTGGCCCTGGCGGCGGGGCTGCAGCAGCGGCTGGGACTGCCGATCTACCTGCACGAGCAGGACCGCTCCCAGACCGGCTATCTGGTGGAGCGCTGGCCCTGCGGACTGGTGGTGGAGGTGGGTCCGGTGCCCCAGGGCGTGATCCAGTCCACCATCTGCCGGCAGAGCCAGCTGACCCTGGAGGCGGCCCTGGAGGTGCTGGCCCAGGCCCGCTGCGGTGCCCTGCGCCAGCCGGCACGGCTGGTGGTGCATCGGCACCTGGGCAGCCTCGACCTGCCGCGCCACGACGACGGATCGCCGGCGGCGGTGGTGCACCCGCAACGCCAGGGACGCGACTGGCAGCCGATCGGCGCTGGCGAGCCCCTGTTTCTCACCGCGGAAGGCGTCACGATCCCGTTCCACCCCCAGGCCGATCAGGGAGAGGCGGCCGTCCGGGCCGTGTTCATCAACGAGGCGGCCTACGGCGAGAAGGGCATCGCCCTCAGCCTGACCCGCCGTGAAGCCTGGCCCGTGGAGTCCTCCTGGGGCCAGGCGCTCCAGGGCCTGGCCAGCAATCTTCAGACTCCGGGCTGA
- a CDS encoding glutathione S-transferase C-terminal domain-containing protein, with protein sequence MAPPATLVRTARQLWQCQWRLLMGGLGPADGQGRYRRPAGAFTAVPPLPEDAADPGGHVLIVGRSCPWAHRAWLTWTLRGLAPSIETVVVVPDPAAGRWRFETPFEGCQTLLDLYRRCGADPRARATVPALYSRRTGTILVNESARLIELLNAWPAAPGAPDLAPPADLPAISAWRERLQGDVNDGVYRCGFARNQTAYDEAEGALFDTLEAVEAALGAGGESGGWLCGGPAPSLADVVLFPTLIRMELVYAPLFGCSRRPLWQLPGLWDWRRRFHALEGVAATCFPDAWRRDYFGALFPLHPSGIVPAGPDLATLVGSPPPAAPGAPIR encoded by the coding sequence ATGGCCCCGCCCGCCACCCTGGTGCGCACCGCCCGGCAGCTCTGGCAGTGCCAGTGGCGCCTGTTGATGGGGGGGCTCGGCCCCGCCGATGGCCAGGGCCGCTACCGCCGCCCCGCCGGGGCCTTCACGGCCGTGCCGCCCCTGCCGGAGGACGCGGCCGACCCCGGCGGCCACGTGCTGATCGTGGGCCGCAGCTGCCCCTGGGCCCACCGGGCCTGGCTCACCTGGACCCTGCGGGGTCTGGCTCCCTCGATCGAGACGGTGGTGGTGGTGCCCGATCCGGCCGCCGGCCGCTGGCGGTTCGAGACGCCCTTCGAGGGCTGCCAGACCCTGCTCGACCTCTACCGCCGCTGCGGCGCCGATCCCCGGGCCCGGGCCACCGTGCCGGCCCTCTATTCCCGGCGGACGGGGACGATCCTGGTGAACGAGAGCGCCCGCCTGATCGAGCTGCTCAACGCCTGGCCCGCCGCGCCCGGGGCTCCGGACCTGGCCCCGCCGGCGGACCTGCCGGCGATCAGCGCCTGGCGGGAGCGGCTGCAGGGCGATGTCAACGACGGGGTCTACCGCTGTGGCTTCGCCCGCAACCAGACCGCCTACGACGAGGCCGAAGGGGCCCTGTTCGACACGCTGGAGGCCGTCGAGGCGGCCCTCGGCGCTGGCGGTGAGAGCGGCGGCTGGCTGTGTGGCGGCCCTGCCCCGAGCCTGGCGGACGTGGTGCTGTTCCCCACCCTGATCCGGATGGAGCTGGTCTACGCCCCCCTGTTCGGCTGCAGCCGCCGGCCCCTCTGGCAGCTGCCCGGGCTCTGGGACTGGCGCCGCCGATTCCACGCCCTTGAGGGGGTCGCCGCCACCTGCTTCCCGGACGCCTGGCGCCGCGACTACTTCGGGGCCCTGTTCCCCCTGCATCCCTCCGGCATCGTCCCGGCGGGACCGGACCTGGCCACACTGGTAGGCAGCCCGCCCCCGGCCGCCCCCGGCGCCCCCATCCGATGA
- a CDS encoding DUF2301 domain-containing membrane protein, protein MSSTLATPDGADPVFEGVYGTFSITATDRREVLGYRLALTAVAVGQLALLAQWRQLGPDLLWPWLLVMAAGLGLALRWIHIYLRPLHRALQLFWLAGCLGGLLLALRAGPGQMLPALAQQPLWILAVGPFFAALAGIGFKEFFCFQRPEAIGVTLLLPLALLGRLAGLLSPATTGSLLAAEALLLLVLCLRKFPMPAAADVGDKSVFAHLEQQRLGQSGDTP, encoded by the coding sequence ATGAGCAGCACCCTGGCCACCCCGGACGGCGCCGACCCCGTCTTCGAGGGGGTGTACGGCACCTTCTCGATCACCGCCACTGACCGCCGCGAGGTGCTGGGCTACCGCCTGGCCCTCACGGCCGTGGCCGTGGGCCAGCTGGCCCTGCTGGCCCAGTGGCGCCAGCTCGGCCCCGACCTGCTCTGGCCCTGGCTGCTGGTGATGGCGGCCGGCCTGGGCCTGGCCCTGCGCTGGATCCACATCTACCTGCGTCCCCTGCACCGGGCCCTGCAGCTGTTCTGGCTGGCCGGTTGCCTTGGCGGACTGCTGCTGGCCCTGCGGGCCGGACCGGGCCAGATGCTCCCCGCCCTGGCGCAGCAACCCCTGTGGATCCTGGCGGTGGGGCCCTTCTTCGCCGCCCTGGCCGGCATCGGCTTCAAGGAGTTCTTCTGCTTTCAGCGGCCGGAGGCGATCGGCGTCACCCTGCTGCTGCCCCTGGCTCTGCTTGGGCGCCTGGCCGGTCTGCTGAGCCCCGCCACGACCGGCAGCCTGCTGGCCGCCGAAGCGTTGCTGCTGCTGGTGCTCTGTCTGCGCAAGTTCCCCATGCCGGCGGCGGCGGATGTGGGCGACAAGAGCGTCTTCGCCCATCTGGAGCAGCAGCGCCTGGGCCAGAGCGGCGACACCCCATGA